In Chitinivibrionales bacterium, the sequence CCTAAAAAGAAAAAAGTTTCCTTACGTCTTTTATGGGCAGCTGCAGCAACAGGTACACCTGTGGATTGCCTTCCAGAGCCTTGTTGTCTCCCATATGAACCCCGTAATTGACATCCATGAGGAGGTACTGCATGGGCTGGAACTCGAACCCGAATTGGTATTCCGGCCGCAAGAGCGTATCAACAGGCACGAGCTCCGTCCGCCACTTGAGGAAGACCTTGTCGTACAGGATATAGCGTCCCAGGGTGATGCCGACATTAGCAAATGTCAGGTAATCCCATCTGCTGATCTCGAATTGACGGGTATAGAGGTTATTAAAATAATTTGACGCAATGGACGTTTCAACGGTAATCACGTCGAGTCCCAGCGTCTTTGCGAGGCGGCGCTCGAGGTTCTGGAGCAGAATGCGGTGCAGGTACTGCTCGCCGAGCGTCCCCACGAACTCGCCGGCGCCTTCGATCGACCCGTACTTCTTGCCCTCGTCGGAAACGAACTGCTTTTCCGATTCGCCCGGGATCTGCTCGATGCTCGAGCCGACGCGGAAATGGATGTCGTAAAGCCTGCCGTGCTCCGACCATGCGCCGGTCACGGAGTCGCGCGTGAGAAGCGTGATCTTGACGCGCTCGAACCTGCTGGTGTCCGACATGGCCTCCGCGCTTCCCCAGATGATCGGGAGGTTGTTGTACCCCTGCCGTCCCGGCAGGAGCTCGGGCACGAAATCCAGGCCGATGTCCACGTTCCGGTCGAACGTCCTGCCGAAAAACACCCACCCCTTGCTCGAGCGGAGGGATTTAAAGAGCCGGAACGTGTTATCGAGAACGCGTCCCCGCATGGACAACTCCGACACGGGGTCGAAGTACAACTCGGTAAGCCGCATCAGGTTCCGTTTACGGCCGGTGTCGAAATAATACATCACGTTGCGGTTGCCGACCCGCAGGTCAAGGTTCCAATTGATATAAGGGAACGGGTCAAACTTCACGCGGGTTTCCACGTTGTCAAGAATCGGGAAAGTGAGGTCGCAGGTGCGGAGTATCCACGTGCCCGTGATGCACAGGTGGTCGACGGGGCCCGAAAGAGCGAAAGCGGGAAAGGGCGCCTTGGCCGCGAATTCGACGTCGGCGGGAGCACCTATCGCCTGGAGCCCCGGCACATGGATGTCGACGCCCCGCTTGGGCGTTGTCACGAGAAGGGCGCCGAAATCGAGGGGCCCGAGCACCAGCGGCTCGAACCCGCCGGGGATCGTGTGCGTCGAACGGATTTCCACCGGCCGCCGTGCAATGGTCCCTTTAAGCAGCGTGGTGATCATTGTCGCTTCCGTGCCGGAGCCCTGGTCATCCGACGACGCGGAATCAGCGCCCGCGGCCTTCTCTATTGCCATATGCAGGGAGAAATCCTTGATGTCGTCGGGCACAAATGGTTTCACGCGCAGAATGCCGTGGGGGATCTCCGCCGCCGCTTTGATCACCCGCACGTTGCCCGGCGTTCCGCCGAGCGCAAGTTCAACCGTGCCCTGGCCGTGTCCGGCGATGGGAAGGGCCAGCGGGATGCCGGCGTTGTGCTCGAGCGAGGCCAAGAGGTCGCCGCTCAGCATGAAATGCACGTCGAGCGTGTCGGAATCGTTTTCCTCATTGGAAAGCACCGTCCACGGCACCGTGCCGCCCGCGGACAGCGTCGTGCGCAGCGAATCATGCGCGGAGAATGAATGCACCGCGATGCCGCAGCCGTCGACGGCGAACGAAGCTTGTATTTTGTCAAGGTGCCAGCCGTCCAGCGACAGCCGGTCGGCGGCAATCCGCACCTCGGCGGCCCGGCCCGCGTTCGACGAGGCGAAGCCGCCCCTGATCGTGCCTTTGATTTCGTGGTTATCCTTCGCGAAATCCTCGGGCAGCAGGGACGCGAGGAACGAGGCCGCGTCGATGTCCTGCAGGGTGCCCGAAAAATGGAGCCCGTTTCTGTTCGTCACCGTGTCCACCGTCACCAGCGCGACGCCGTGCTGCCGGATCACCAACGGCAGCACGGTGAAAACGGAGTCTCTCGTCTGCAGAACCATGTCCGTCTCGATCGCGGAGAGCGCCGACATTGCTCCCCCGCGCAGGTGGAGCTCCGAATCGGTGCGCAGCCGGTCGGGCGGTCCGGAAATCTGCGTGAACCCGGAAAGCGCTCCCGCGGTAACCGGCAGCCGTTTTCCGAAGAGAAGCCGGTTGAGCGCCGCCAGCGAAACGTCGCGGTAGCGCGCGACCACGTAGATGCCTCCCGCCTTGCCGAACCGCATCTCGCCGCTTGTCCGAATGCTCCCGAGAACGGCCATCGAATCAATGCGAAGCGAATCGCCGCTCAACATGCCGCAGCCCCACACGGGTACCACGCTGTCGCCAACCGAAAAATCGCGCTGCGCAAGCTGCCACCGCGCCGCGCTTTCTTTTTCTGTTTTGTCAAGTTTGATCTCAAGCCCGCCGCCGATGCGGGGAAGGCCGCGGCGCGGGGCCGCCGCGATCCCCGCCTGCGCCCGGGCTGAAAACGAACTCGCCGTGCCCCTGAACCACAGCACGGCCCACGCCGAGTCAATCGCTGCGGCGAGTCCCGGCTGCGCCCTTGCGAGTGCCTCGCGCAGCAGACGGGAGCCCAGTGTTATCGTGAAGGCGGCCAGCGGCCGTGCGCCTCCCAGGCTGTCGACAAGCCCGGAAATGGAAAAATACCCGCTGCTTCCCTTGAGTGAAGAAAACGCCAGGCCTTTTCCATTGGTGGTGGTGAGGCGGATTTGCGGCCCGCCGAGCGGGATCCCATTGTACGAAAGCGAGCGAGCCCCAAGCATCGCGTCAACATAGTACGATTGACCCAGCCCGCGCGCGTTGCCCTGCAGTATAATCCTGCCGCGCACGGCGGGCACCCCCGGGAGCGAATCGCATCCGGCATTGAAGGTCACCGTATAGGCGACGGGTTTCTTTTCGTAATTGACAAGGCCGGTCGCCGACGCCTTACAGGAGCCTCCGTAAAGGTTCAGCGTATCCACGGTTGCCTGTGACGCATCGAAGCGGCCGCAGCAGGCAAGCGACGTCACGGGCATGCCCCACACACTCACCCCGCCCGCCGAACAGGAAAACCAGTACTGCGCGACGTTTTCCCGTTTTCCCAGCTTCACTTCGGCCCATCCGGTTTCCGTCAGGTTTTTACGCACCGGTGCGGGAAGCATGGTGAGCGCATCGGGCCTTATGCCTGCGGCATGGATGGTGAGATAATTTTCGCTGCTGTCATATTCCGCAAAGTCCCATGAGCCTTTTGCCGACAACTGCGCGCCTTTCAGCTCGCCTTGCAGGGAATCAAGCCTCACCCGTGTGTTTGAGACCGAGGCAAAAAATCCTATCGCGGTGATGGGGGTAACAAGTCCCTTTACCGTGCATTTGCCCCGCGAAATCCGGAGCCATCCGTTGGATTCGATGGACCGCGCGTTCACCGAATCCGGGAACGTAAGCTCGAACACGCCGTCGATGACGCCGGCGGTCACGGTTGCACCGCCCGCGCTGAAGGGCCTGCTGATTTGCGCTTTGTCAAGACGCAGGGACACCCGGTGCCGCTCCCCCGTCTTCGAAAACGCGGCCGATAAAAACAGGTTTCTTTTATTGGAGGCCACGGTTCCCCGCAGCTCCGCCATCACCGCCGCCGGTTCGTCCCACACGCGTCCGGCAAGCTCGTCGCCCACGACCACTGCCCCGCCGCGCGTCAGCAGCGTCACGGTCCCGCGGCGCACCAGCAGATATTGCACGGGAAAGTTTTTAAAGGCGGGCAGAATCTTCGCCCCCCCGGCCGGCGGGGGCGGCGCGGCTGCGGGAAGCAGCGAGTCCGGCGGCCTTGGCGCAACGGCGGGACTCTGCGACAGACGGATGGTGAGCGTCGGTGAGATAAGGATGATCTTGCTGATGCTTGCCCCGAAGTTGAGGCGCGTCACGATGAGCTTCCACAAAGAAAATGCTATCTTGATGTCGCGGACGCTTGCGTTGTAGGAATTCGTCGAAAGGGATGCCCTCACGTCCTGGAGATACACCGAGAAGAAGCCCAACCTTACGCGTCCCACCGAGAACTGGCCGCCGGTGGACGCCGACAGCTGCTGCACCAGCAGCCGCTCGATGTTTTTGTGCTTTTCAAGGTACCTGACGCCCTGAAACAATGCCGTAACGGCAATGAGGACGCAGAGGCATACGACAATGACCCATCTACGGGGTTTCATGGCTGGAGGAAACCTTGGTGAACTCGAGCTGGCCGTTCCCGGCCTCGACGCCGATGGTGTCGCCGTCGGCGAACCTGCTGTTGAGGAACTCCTCGGCCAGCCGGTCCTCAACGAGCCGCTGGATGCAGCGCCGCATGGGGCGGGCGCCCAGGATCGGGTCGAACCCGTGCTCGAGGATGTAGCCCTTGGCGGCGTCGCTCACCTTGAGCATGACGTTGCGCTCGTTGAGTTTTTCCTGCACCTCGGCAAGCTGGATGTCAACGATCTTCGCGATTTCCTCTTTGCCAAGTGGATTGAACACGATGGTGTCGTCGACGCGGTTGAGGAACTCGGGGTTGAAGATGCGCTTGAGCTCATCCATCACCTTCGACTTCATGGCCTCGTAGTCCGACACCTCGGAAGTCTTGCCGAACCCGACCGCGCCCATCTTGCGCACGTCGCGCGTGCCGGCGTTGCTCGTCATGATGATGATCGTATTCTTGAAATTGACATGCCGGCCGTACGAGTCGGTGAGCAGGCCGTCGTCGAGGATCTGCAGCAGGATGTTGAACACGTCCGGGTGCGCTTTTTCTATTTCGTCAAGCAAAATCACCGAATACGGCTTCTTGCGGATCTTCTCGGAGAGCTGGCCGCCCTCCTCGTAGCCCACGTAGCCGGGCGGCGCGCCCACGAGCCGCGACACCGCGAACTTCTCCATGTATTCCGACATATCAATTCGCACGAGCGCGTCCTCGCTGTTGAACAGGTTCTCGGCGAGCGCCTTTGCGAGCTCGGTCTTGCCCACGCCCGTGGGTCCCAGGAAGATGAACGACGCGATGGGCCGGCGTGCGTTGTGCAGACCGGCGCGCGAGCGCCGGATGCTCTTAGCCACCGCCTCGAGGGCGGGATCCTGGCCTATCACGCGCTTGCGCAGCTCGTCCTCGAGGTGGAGCAGCTTCTTGGACTCCTCCTCTTCGAGCCGCGACAGCGGAATGCCGGTCATGGTGGAAATCACCTCGATGATGGTCGGCTCGTCAACAAGGAGCCGTTCCTCCGACTTCGACTTGCGCCAGAGCGCCTTTTTCTCGATCAGCGTCTCCTTGAGGTGCTCCTGCTTGTCGCGCCAGATCACCGCCTTTTCAAACTCCTGGTGCTCGACGGCCTTCTCCTTTTCCTTGATCACCTCGTTGATCTCGAGCTCCATCTGGCGGATCTCAGGCGGAATCTCCATGCTCGAGAGCCTCTTGCGGGCGCCTGCCTCGTCAATCACGTCGATGGCCTTGTCCGGGTGGAACCGGTCGGAGATGTACCGTTCCGAAAGCTTGACCGCCTCCTCGATGGCCTTGTCGGTGTAGGTCACCTTGTGGTGATCCTCGTATTTGTGCCGCAGCCCCTTGAGGATCTGTACCGTCTCCGCGGTGCTGGGCGGGTCCACCATGATGGTCTGGAAACGCCGTGCGAGCGCGCCGTCCTTCTCGATGTACTTTCTGTATTCGTCAAGCGTGGTGGCTCCCACGCACTGGATCTCGCCGCGCGAAAGCGCGGGCTTGAAGATGTTGGAGGCGTCGAGGCTGCCCTCGGATCCGCCCGCGCCCACGATCGTGTGGAGCTCGTCGATGAAGATGATGATGTTCTCGTTTTTCTGCAGCTCGACCATGAGGGCCTTGAGCCGCTCCTCGAACTGGCCGCGGTATTTCGTTCCCGCCACAATGGAGGCCATGTCAAGGTTGACCACGCGCTTGCTCTCGAGCACCTGCGGTATGTTCTTCTCCACGATCTTCTGGGCGAGTCCCTCAACGATGGCGGTCTTGCCGATCCCGGGCTCGCCGATGAGCACGGGGTTGTTCTTCTTGCGCCGGCTCAGGATCTGCACCACGCGCTCGATCTCCTTTTCCCTGCCGATCACCGGGTCGAGCTTTCCCTCCCGCGCAAGGCCCGTGAGGTCTCTGCCGAAATGGTCAAGGAACGGGGTCTTGCTCTTGTCCTTCTGCGCGCCCACGCTCTCGCCGCCGCGCAGCACCCGGCTTATCTCCTCCTTGACCCTGTCGTATTCCAGGCTCGCCGATGCCAGCGCGTTCGACGCGGTCGACTCGGTGTCCTTCATGAGCGCGAGAAGCAGGTGTTCGGTGCCCACGTACTTGTGCGACATGGAGCGCGCTTCGTTGGTCGCCATCTCGAGCACTTTTTTGGCGCGGGGAGTAAACGGCAGCATCTGGCCGATGGTCATCATGCCGCCCGACGACGTGATCGCCTTTTCGATGTTCGCGGCGAGCTCGTCGAGATCAACACTCATGCTGCGCAGCACCGCGACGGCGACGCCGTCGCCTTCCTTGATAAGGCCGAGCAGCAGGTGCTCCGTGCCCACATAATCGTTTCCCAAGCGGATCGCCTCTTCGCGCGCGATCTGCATGACTTTTTTGACGCGGTCAGTGAACATTCCGTTGACCATATATTTTTTATTCCCTTTTATTCAAGATTATTGGACTTTAACACCCTCATTATTGTTCCCATAAATAAAAATAATTTAAGCCAGTCACAGCATTTCGTCCAGTAATCAATTTTATTGAGGTGGAATCAATAATTTATGAGGGGATGGGCTGAAAATCAGGTCTGGCAACCCTGCGACCGCAATGGTCAACCGTTTTATTTTTCCGGCAGCACCATTTCCAGAATCTTCTCCTGCATTTCCCAATGTCCCATCTGCTTCCGGTTCATGCAGTTGTTGAACATGACGGCGAACGCCACGGTCCTGTCCTGATACAGGGCATATCCCGCGATCGTGCTCACGCCGTAGTCGTTGAGGGTGCCGGTTTTGGCGCGCACGATTCCCTTGAGCCGACAGTTTTTGAAGCGCGACTTGAGCGTTCCATCCACGCCGGCCGACGGCAGCGAATACAGGTATTCGGGCAGGTATGATTTCTGTCCCCACACATGCGCCAGGAGCTCCACCATCTGCCGGCCGCTCATCCGGTTGCTGTCGCCCATGCCGGAGCCGTTCTTGACTTTCGGCACACCGGGGAGCTTTTTCTCCTTCCACCACGAAAGCGCGAGCGCGGCGGCCTTTTCCCACGAGCCGGGCGCTGAATCCGCCTCTGCCGAAAGGGTCTTGAAGATCATTTCGGCCATGTAGTTGTTCGACACTTTCATCATGCTGTTTATTGCTTCGTAAAGCGGCACCGAGGGGAACGCATAAAAAGGCTGGCGCGCCAGGAGCGAATCCGGAACGACTCCGGTTTTCACCTTGCCTTTTAATACAATTTTATTATCGCTGAAAAGCCGCTCAAGCATTGCGCCGGTGTATTCCCATGTCTGCCAGACTTTTTTATACTGGACCAAAAGGCCCGCGTCAAGGGGTAGGCCGCCGGAAACGGTGACCAGGGTTCTACTGCCGTCTCTTTTTGTTGCGGCGCCGCAGGTGGAAGGCCTGCCCGCTGCGATGGTGAGTGCGGAAACCGCCACCTTCACCGTTGCCGCCTTGGGGAGCACGTCAACGAGCACCGGAGCGCCAACGAAGCGGCCCGGCCTCATCCAGATGCTTACGCAGTTGAAATTCGCGCTCGCCGCGTTCACCGGCGCAACATACGGATGACTGGAATCGTCCTCGTCAAACCCGGGGCCTATTGACAAAGAATCGAAAAACGATCCGTCCACCACGATGTCTCCCTCGATCGTTTTAAGTCCAACGCAGACCAGGTGTTGGACAAACAGCCACATCCGTTCAACAACGAAATACGGATCGCCCGAGCCTTTAAGGTAAAAATTTCCACGGCATATCCCTGAATCCGCGGGAATGGGCGATCCAGCATATGCCGCGGTGTTGAAGGTGTAATTGGTACCGAGCCTGTCAAACGCCATCGCCGCGGTGAGCAGCTTGGAACAGGACGCCGGGTTAAACATGGAATCCGCATTCAGGGAAATCAGAAGCGAATCCCTGTCCAGGTCCTTTACCACCACCGCCACGTTCGCCAACGGGTATTTATTGGCAAGAAGGAGCGCCTCAAGTTTTGCCTGTGCAGGGTTTTTTGCGGGAAGCGCCCGAGTCGCATTGGCCGAATCAAACGCCTTTTCGTTCTTTGCCGGCGTGGCAGGCAGCGCAATCCCCCACGCCAGAGAAACCAGCATAAAAAAAGCCCATCGAAAACTGCGGTCAGGCTTTAGCGGTTTTTCCGTTTCCCCGCAGTATTTTTCGTCTTCGTATTTAGCAATATGGACCGTCCGGGTCAAAATTATTATGCTATTTTTATTCTCTTGCATAGTTTCACAACCTATTTTTATATAATTCTCAGTATACGAGTAAATCTCAATCAATGAAAGGGCTGGAGGTTTTTATCAGTATGCCGAAATTTTCCATCGCGTTCATCGCGCCGTCAAAGGTGAGCACGCTCAAGCACCGCATCATCGAAAGCCAGGACCAGGATTCCGCTCTCAAGTCATTTTTCTCCGAAGAGGCATCCGAATATTATTCCGACGACGATCAGGGGTTCTTCTACTTCAAGGAAGACTTTTTCGACGAAACAAATCCGTCGGGCAGTGTGATCCGCTCAGAGTAACGAGACCTACCATCCGGCCCCGCTTACACGTTACCTGCTTCTTTCCCGTGTGTGCGGCGTGTCGCCCTTTGCCGCAAGCTCCTTCACCTCGGTGATAAACTCGCCCTTGTCCTTGAATTTGCGGTACACCGACGCAAACCGCACGTAGGCCACGTCGTCGAGCTGGTACAGCTCGCTCATCACGAGGCCGCCTATCTCCTTGCTGGGGATCTCGGTCTTCGAGAGCTTCTGAATCTGGTTTTCTATCCTGTCAACAATCGCCTCGATCTTCTCGGTGCTGATGGGCCGCTTGTTGCACGCCGATAAAATGCCGTTCATCAGTTTCTGGCGGTCGTACGGCTCCCGGCGCTGGTCGTTCTTGACGATGGTGAGGGGCACCGTCTCGATGTATTCGTAGGTCGTGTAGCGCTTCTCGCATTTCAGGCATTCCCTGCGGCGCCGCACCGCCTGTCCCTCCTTGCTCGAGCGCGAATCCACCACCTTGTCTTCTTCGTGTCCGCAGTAGGGGCATTTCATGGGATTTTTTCTCCTTGAAATGATGGAATATCACTTCACCGGATAATGCTTTGGATTTCCGTATATGGTATTATTATACCGTGCTTGATACCATATATAGTAGGAAAATACATCGGAAAATTCCGGTTTTCAAAGAGAAATTGCAAGAAATAAAGTCGAGATTGTTATGGATGGGTTACCAAATCAAAAATGCATCACAAGGTTTGCTTCCTGAATTTTCCCTTGTAAATCGCGGAGCCTTTGCATTCCTGCAGCACCAGATGGCATATTTTAACTCCCGGGACCAGATTGATCGGATGGATCCCCGCATTGAAAATCTCCAAGACCTGTTTGTTTGAAACTCCCGGGCTGATGAAAGGGGCGGCGATATGGCTCATCAAACCGATTCGGGCGAACCGCGACCGGGAGTTTATCCAGCCGCAGATATTGCCCGGCAACGTCACGGTCTCTTTAGTAATGCCAAGCACCAGCACCCCGGGCTTTAGAATATACCCTTTGGTAATGTCAACCAGCCGCGTGATCGATTTATAATTGGTCAATTCGTCAATTATCGACACGGGGCGGCCGTTAAATACCCGTATTTGTTTGTCCAAAGAAAGGTCAATGGATGCTGGGCCGACGGAACGAGGATTAAAAGGGTTTATTCTCAGCTCTCCGGTCCGCAGTCTTTCCCGTATCACATCCCTCGTCAGAATCATGCATCACCGTTTTCCCGAAAGGCTCGTTTTTGGCCATTACGTGAGAATTCTCGCTTGATAATTACAACCGCTTGACAGCGCCTTTGGGCGCCTTTCCCGTCGCCTCATCCAGCAGCCGGCACCCTTCCATGATGAGCACCGACGTGGCGAGCTCGATTTGCGGGTTGGTGATGTCGCCCAGTTCCGGCACGAATTCAAAGGATCCCCGCTGGCATTTCAGGATTTCGTACACCGCGTTTTCGCCGAGGAGGTTCTTGAATTGCGCGGTGAGGACTTTTCCCTTCAGGATGGTGTAGCAGCCGTCGCCGGCTGCGGTCTTTATGGTGAGCAGGCCGGTTTTTTCGCCCGTCTCGAGTATCTGGAAGAGCTCGATGGCGCACAGGTGCTCGAGGTCGCCGGAAAATGACGGCTGCTGCGGAAGGCTGGCCATTCTGGAGGGGCCGATGATTTCCGTCATCTCACGCGAGGACTGCTGCATCAGGTCTTCGTATTCATCCACGATTGCGTTCGGATCATCCACGAACCTCACCGTAAAAACCGTGGAGGCGATGCGGACTTTGTCCCGCTCGCTCAACGGCTGGGGCTCGCGCATCTTTATTTTCTTTCCGTTGATATACGTGCCGTTTGCGCTGCCGAGGTCGGTAAGAACAAAACGGCTCTTTGCCTTCTGCCATTCAATCTGCGCGTGGAACCGGCTCACGCGGGGTTCGGAAAGCACTATGGCGTTATGGGCGGACCGGCCGATGGAGGCTTTGCTCGTTTTGGGAACGGGTATCGGCGGCGCAGGGTACCGGCTGAGGAACAGATTTGGCATACCCCCCCTTTCCATTTCAAAATAGAAGATTGACAGGAGGCATGAAAGACTTTTTTACTTTCTCTTTTTGTCAGCCTCCTCGCCGCGTTCCCGCCTCCCTAAAGTTGACAAAATCTCATGTCAATCTGTTTTATCGAGTGAGGGAAAAATGGCAGGTATGGAGAATTAAAAAGCCGAGACCCGGACTCGAACCGGGGACCTACGGTTTACGAAACCGTTGCTCTACCAACTGAGCTATCTCGGCATGGCGGGTTAAAAATAAGTATTTTAAAAATAGTTTTTATCAATTATTGAAGGGTGAATATTTCAGGAGGCAGGATAGAATCTGATTTCCGATATCAAATCGACGGCGAGAACATCCTTCAGTCCTGTCAAATTATTTTACAACGTAATCTCCTTTTTTATCAATGGCATAATTCGCCACCTCATGCGTCGTCTCAAACTTCTCATACACCTGCTGTAAATTTTCCCAAAAAGAAATAAGTTTCGGGTCTTTAAAATATTCCTTCAACGTGCTCATCCCCACTTTGTCCATTGTTATCGGAAAAATATGGACCGGTATTTTAACTGTCCGTTGTTTTTCGCATATACGCAGATCAAATACAATTCCTCTATGTAATAGTTCGTGAGCGGAATGCACCCGATGGTGACGCAATCACCGTGGATAAAAATGTCACCGCCGAGATTTTCCTTGCCGCCAAGAATTCTGTCCGACTCGTTGGGATAATTCAATCCCAGGGAAAGATAAAAATTGCTGCAGGGATTGAATTTGTCAATGTAATAGCACCCCTCGGGGACCTGGCCGTCGCCCTGTTTTCTCTTGGGCCCCAGATTCCCGGAATTGCTGCATATTTTATAGGTCCGCATCAGGATGAATTTTCCGGCGTTCACTTTTCTGGCCCACAATTCCAGGTTTTCTTCGTTTTTGAAGACGCGGATGAACACTTCGACGTTCGGAAAGGTTAGCCCTTTTGACTGGAACAATTCCTGGACAAAATATTTTTTGTCCTTTTCGGCGTGAACGAACCTGGGCGCTTTTTTCTGCTGTTCAAGGAAGGTTTCAGAAAAGCAGGTTGACAGTAAAACCATGAGTATCACAAAGGTTCTCGTCATGTATCGTGTCCCACCTTCGTCATTCCGTCCGCGCAGGGCGCTTTCAACTTCTAACGATCAACTTTTCATTTCCCCGTTGCATCTTTCGCACCCCCGCTTTTCACGCTCTCGCTATGCGCCTGCGCCCGGATCCTTGCGGCTTCGGAATAATATTTTGCGAGCCGCCGTTTTGTGTCCACGTCCGGAGTGTAATACAGCATCCTGTTGCATTCGGCGATGCTCTCCGTGTATTGTCGGGTTTTATAATAAATCTTGGCGAGCCAGTAATGGCATACGACCGCGTTGTAGTGGTTGTCGAACGGCTCAGCCTCGACCCTGATCAGGATGTAGCGGTATACGCCCTCGGCCTCATTGTACCGGCCGCTGCCGTACAGCGCCGCTCCCCTGCCCCAGAAGAATTTCAGCGTGAAGGGATATTTTTCGAGCAGCTCGTCGGCGAGCGCCAGGGCCTCCTTGTAGCGCGCCTCGTTGCAGAGAATGTCGATCAGGTTCACGCCCGCGGAAATGCAGGTGTACATCCCGTTTTTTTTCGCGTCGTACAATTCATTGATGCCCTGCTGGCATCTGTTCTCGATGCCCGGCATCCACCACAGGATTTTTGTGAGCGCGCTCCGCCAGTAGTCGTACAGGCCGATTCCATAGAGAACGTCTTTTATATTGGGGTTCCTTTTATACAATTGCTGCAGGTTGGACACCCCTTTCCAGCCGTGCCTGAACGAGGTGATCCATTTTTCATAACGCGATTCATAGGTGCCCTTGATGCCGTCGGCACCGCCCATGAAAAACAACGCCCAGTCCTTGTCAACGCCGCCCCGCGCAATGAGCTTTTCCGCCTGTTCGATCGCCAAATCACAATATTTGTAGAATTCCACCTCGCGCTTGTCGGTCTCGTAATAGTCCATCCACAATTCCAGCGCCGCGGCGTAGAAGAAGTATCCCGCCGGATGGTCCGGATATTTTCTGATTATTTTCTTGGCCTCGTCCTCGGCGAGCTTGAATTTTTCCTTGTACACGAAATCGATGCTATTGATCGCGAGTTCGTGCATTTCCGGGGGGAGCTGCGGGGCGGCGCCGCACAGGGAAACGAACACGGCCAGCACCCAGAGCGCCGGAAGACGCAGGGGGTCAGTGCGCTCGCGCGGAATCCTGGAAAAACCGGTACTCATTGGCAAAGCGCTCCCATTTTCTGGCGGCCTTTACATACCGGTATTTCACGGTACGCTTCACGTGGACGTCC encodes:
- the nrdR gene encoding transcriptional regulator NrdR, yielding MKCPYCGHEEDKVVDSRSSKEGQAVRRRRECLKCEKRYTTYEYIETVPLTIVKNDQRREPYDRQKLMNGILSACNKRPISTEKIEAIVDRIENQIQKLSKTEIPSKEIGGLVMSELYQLDDVAYVRFASVYRKFKDKGEFITEVKELAAKGDTPHTRERSR
- a CDS encoding FHA domain-containing protein codes for the protein MPNLFLSRYPAPPIPVPKTSKASIGRSAHNAIVLSEPRVSRFHAQIEWQKAKSRFVLTDLGSANGTYINGKKIKMREPQPLSERDKVRIASTVFTVRFVDDPNAIVDEYEDLMQQSSREMTEIIGPSRMASLPQQPSFSGDLEHLCAIELFQILETGEKTGLLTIKTAAGDGCYTILKGKVLTAQFKNLLGENAVYEILKCQRGSFEFVPELGDITNPQIELATSVLIMEGCRLLDEATGKAPKGAVKRL
- a CDS encoding L,D-transpeptidase family protein; translation: MTRTFVILMVLLSTCFSETFLEQQKKAPRFVHAEKDKKYFVQELFQSKGLTFPNVEVFIRVFKNEENLELWARKVNAGKFILMRTYKICSNSGNLGPKRKQGDGQVPEGCYYIDKFNPCSNFYLSLGLNYPNESDRILGGKENLGGDIFIHGDCVTIGCIPLTNYYIEELYLICVYAKNNGQLKYRSIFFR
- a CDS encoding ATP-dependent Clp protease ATP-binding subunit, which encodes MVNGMFTDRVKKVMQIAREEAIRLGNDYVGTEHLLLGLIKEGDGVAVAVLRSMSVDLDELAANIEKAITSSGGMMTIGQMLPFTPRAKKVLEMATNEARSMSHKYVGTEHLLLALMKDTESTASNALASASLEYDRVKEEISRVLRGGESVGAQKDKSKTPFLDHFGRDLTGLAREGKLDPVIGREKEIERVVQILSRRKKNNPVLIGEPGIGKTAIVEGLAQKIVEKNIPQVLESKRVVNLDMASIVAGTKYRGQFEERLKALMVELQKNENIIIFIDELHTIVGAGGSEGSLDASNIFKPALSRGEIQCVGATTLDEYRKYIEKDGALARRFQTIMVDPPSTAETVQILKGLRHKYEDHHKVTYTDKAIEEAVKLSERYISDRFHPDKAIDVIDEAGARKRLSSMEIPPEIRQMELEINEVIKEKEKAVEHQEFEKAVIWRDKQEHLKETLIEKKALWRKSKSEERLLVDEPTIIEVISTMTGIPLSRLEEEESKKLLHLEDELRKRVIGQDPALEAVAKSIRRSRAGLHNARRPIASFIFLGPTGVGKTELAKALAENLFNSEDALVRIDMSEYMEKFAVSRLVGAPPGYVGYEEGGQLSEKIRKKPYSVILLDEIEKAHPDVFNILLQILDDGLLTDSYGRHVNFKNTIIIMTSNAGTRDVRKMGAVGFGKTSEVSDYEAMKSKVMDELKRIFNPEFLNRVDDTIVFNPLGKEEIAKIVDIQLAEVQEKLNERNVMLKVSDAAKGYILEHGFDPILGARPMRRCIQRLVEDRLAEEFLNSRFADGDTIGVEAGNGQLEFTKVSSSHETP
- the dcd gene encoding dCTP deaminase, which gives rise to MILTRDVIRERLRTGELRINPFNPRSVGPASIDLSLDKQIRVFNGRPVSIIDELTNYKSITRLVDITKGYILKPGVLVLGITKETVTLPGNICGWINSRSRFARIGLMSHIAAPFISPGVSNKQVLEIFNAGIHPINLVPGVKICHLVLQECKGSAIYKGKFRKQTL
- the dacB gene encoding D-alanyl-D-alanine carboxypeptidase/D-alanyl-D-alanine-endopeptidase; amino-acid sequence: MLVSLAWGIALPATPAKNEKAFDSANATRALPAKNPAQAKLEALLLANKYPLANVAVVVKDLDRDSLLISLNADSMFNPASCSKLLTAAMAFDRLGTNYTFNTAAYAGSPIPADSGICRGNFYLKGSGDPYFVVERMWLFVQHLVCVGLKTIEGDIVVDGSFFDSLSIGPGFDEDDSSHPYVAPVNAASANFNCVSIWMRPGRFVGAPVLVDVLPKAATVKVAVSALTIAAGRPSTCGAATKRDGSRTLVTVSGGLPLDAGLLVQYKKVWQTWEYTGAMLERLFSDNKIVLKGKVKTGVVPDSLLARQPFYAFPSVPLYEAINSMMKVSNNYMAEMIFKTLSAEADSAPGSWEKAAALALSWWKEKKLPGVPKVKNGSGMGDSNRMSGRQMVELLAHVWGQKSYLPEYLYSLPSAGVDGTLKSRFKNCRLKGIVRAKTGTLNDYGVSTIAGYALYQDRTVAFAVMFNNCMNRKQMGHWEMQEKILEMVLPEK
- a CDS encoding tetratricopeptide repeat protein → MSTGFSRIPRERTDPLRLPALWVLAVFVSLCGAAPQLPPEMHELAINSIDFVYKEKFKLAEDEAKKIIRKYPDHPAGYFFYAAALELWMDYYETDKREVEFYKYCDLAIEQAEKLIARGGVDKDWALFFMGGADGIKGTYESRYEKWITSFRHGWKGVSNLQQLYKRNPNIKDVLYGIGLYDYWRSALTKILWWMPGIENRCQQGINELYDAKKNGMYTCISAGVNLIDILCNEARYKEALALADELLEKYPFTLKFFWGRGAALYGSGRYNEAEGVYRYILIRVEAEPFDNHYNAVVCHYWLAKIYYKTRQYTESIAECNRMLYYTPDVDTKRRLAKYYSEAARIRAQAHSESVKSGGAKDATGK